The sequence below is a genomic window from Streptomyces cinnamoneus.
CTGCCCTTCCGCGAGTTCGTCGCGCAGGCCCGCTTCGGAACGACGGAGCAGGAGCACGAGCGGTACTTCGCCGCACTGCTGGGGGACGTGACCGGGACCACCGCCCCCTACGGCCTGCTCGACGTGCACGGCGCCGGGTCCGCGGTCGCGCGGGACCGGCTGGACGTGGACGAAGCCCTGGCCGGGAGGGTGCGGGAGGTGGCGCGGTCGCTGGGAGTCAGTCCGGCGACCGTCTTCCATCTGGCGTGGGCGCGTGTCCTGGCGGCCGTGTCGGAGCGCGACGACGTGGTGTTCGGCACGGTGCTGTTCGGCCGGATGAACGCGGGCGCAGGCGCCGACCGCGTCCCCGGCCTGTTCATCAACACCCTGCCGGTGCGGGTCCCCGTGAAGGGACGGAGCGTGGGCGAGGCGCTGGCCGGCATGCGCGGCCAGCTCGCCGACCTGTTGGTGCACGAGCACGCTCCCCTCGCCGCGGCCCAGCGGGCCGCCGGGATACCCGGGAACGGGGCCCTCTTCACCTCACTGCTCAACTACCGCCACTCCCGGCCGTCGTCCCAGCAGGCCGGCTCGGCGATCGAAGGGGTCGCGACCCTCTTCGACCGCGAGGGCAACAACTTCCCCCTCACCGTGTCCGTCGACGACGACGGAGCCGGCTTCGCCCTGACCGTCGACGCGGTGGCGCCGGTGGACGCCGGCCAGGTCTGCGGGCTGGTGCACACCGCTTTGGCGAACCTCGTGACCGCGCTGGCAGAGGCGCCCGACACGAGGCTCGCCGCGGTGGACGTCCTGGACGCGCCGCTGCGCCGCCGGCTGACCGACGGTGCCGCTCCCGTCGGCGGCCCGGCGACGGCCGCACCGCGGGCGTACGTGCTCGACGGTTTCCTCTCGCCGGTGCCGTACGGCGCGGTCGGTGAGCTGTACGTGGCGGAGCCCGCCCCCGGTCCGGACGCACGGCCCGGACCCGCCGGCCAGGACGAGCCGGCCGAGGCCGACCTCGTCGCCTGCCCGTTCGGGCCGGCCGGGCGTCGCATGCACCGCACCGGGGAGCGGGCACGCTGGACGCCCGACGGCGTGCTGGAACGCCTCGGCGCCCCGGGCGAGGCCGCCCCCGAAGGCCGGCCTGACGGTGCCGACGCCACGGCCGCCGACCGTGCGCCGGCCGACGACCTCGAGTCCCTGCTGTGCGCCGAGTTCGCCCACATGCTGGGGCGCGACAGCGTCGGCGTGCACGACAACTACTTCCTGCTCGGTGGGCACTCGCTCCTGGCGACGCGGCTCATCAGCCGGCTGCGGTCCGTCCTCGGTGCGGAAGTACCGCTGCGCGCGCTGTTCGAGCACCCCACCCCGGCGGGCCTCGCCGGCCACCTGGCCCGCACCGGCCTCGTACGGACCGCACCGCGCCGGGCCCCGCTGCGCGCCGGGAAGCGCCCCGAGCGTCTCCCGCTGTCGTTCGCACAGCAGCGGCTCTGGTTCATGGGCCAGCTGGACGGCTCGAGCGCCACCTACACCAACACCACCGCTCTCCGGCTCACCGGCCCGCTGAACAGGGAGGCCCTCGCCGCGGCCGTACGGGACGTGGTCGGCCGCCACGAGGTGCTGCGCACCGTGCTGCCGCTCAGCGACGGCACCGGGCACGAGCCCGGCACCGGGCACGACGGGGAGCCCTTCCAGCTGATCCTGCCGGCCGACGAGACGGACGTCGCCATGCCGGTGATCGAGATCGCGCCGGCGGACCTTGCCGGGCAGACGGCCCGTACGACGGGCCACACCTTCGACCTCGCCACGGAGATCCCGATCCGGACGTGGCTGTTCGCCCTCGCCCCCGACCACCACGTGTTCGTCCTGGCCGTCCACCACGGCGCGACCGACGGGTGGTCGACGGGAGTGCTGGCCAGGGACTTGTCGGTGGCGTACACCGCCCGTCTGGACGGGCACGCGCCGCAATGGCCGCCCCTGCCCGTGCAGTACGCGGACTACGCGCTCTGGCAGCGCGACCTGCTCGGCGACCCCCGAGATCCGGACAGTGTGCTGTCCCAGCAGCTGGCCTACTGGCAGGACGCGCTGGCTGGAGCGCCCGAGGAGATCGCTCTGCCGGCCGACCGCCCTCGTCCCTCCGTCGCGACCCACCGCGGGGACGAGGTGGCCGTCGACATCGGCGCGGACCTCCACCGCCGCATCGTGGCGCTGGCCCAGGCGGAGAACGTCACCGTCTTCATGGTGATGCAGGCGGCGCTCGCCGCGCTGCTCAGCAAACTGGGGGCGGGCGACGACATCCCGATCGGCAGCCCCCTCGCCGGCCGGATGGACGACGCCCTCGACGACCTGGTCGGCTTCTTCGTCAACATGCTGGTCCTGCGCACCGACCTGTCGGGAGACCCGGGGTTCCGTGAACTGCTGCGGCGTGTGCGCGGCACGGACCTGGCCGCGTTCGCGCACCAGGACGTGCCGTTCGAACACGTCGTGGAGACGCTCGCCCCCGAGCGGTCCGTCGCGCGGCACCCCCTCTTCCAGGTGACCCTCGCCGTCCAGAACACCCCGGACAGCGCGCTGCGACTGCCCGGACTCGCGGTACGCGCCGAGCCCCTCGAAGAGGGGACCACCAGGTACGACCTGACGCTCAACCTCGCCGAGAGCACGGACGCCGACGGGGCGCCCGCCGGAATGGGCGGCGTGCTCCAGTTCGCCACCGATCTGTTCGACCGACCGACGGTCCAGGCGCTGGCCGACCGGCTGCTGCACCTGCTGGAAAGCGTCGTCGCCGACCCCGAGCGCCCTCTGAGCCGCGTGGACGCGATGACGCCACAAGAACGACGCACCGTGCTGGACTGGAGCACCGGCCCTGAGCGGACGATCGAGGCCACGACCCTGCCGGAGCTCTTCGCCGACCAGGTGCGTCGTTCACCCTCGGCCGTGGCCGTGCGCTCCGGAGACACGGTCCTCACCTACAGCCAGCTGGACGCCCGCGCCGACCGGCTCGCGCAGCGGCTCGCACGCCGGGGCGCGGGACCGGAGAAGCTGGTGGCCGTCGTGCTGCCCCAGTCGGTCGAGCTGGCCGTGACACTGCTGGCGGTGACGAAGACGGGAGCCGCGTTCCTCCCCGTGGATCCCGCCTATCCGGCCGACCGCGTCCGGTTCGTGTTCGACGACGCACGGCCGGTCCTCGTGGTCGTCTCGGGCGACACGGCGGAGCGCGCGCCGGTCGACCCGGAACTGCTGTTCCTGCTCGACGACCAGGAGACGGACGACGGCGCGCAGTGCACCCTCACGCCGCCCTCCCCGGCGAACGCCGCCTATGTGATCTATACGTCGGGGTCGACGGGTCGGCCTAAGGGTGTGGTGGTGTCGCATGGGGGTGTGCCGGGTTTGGCGGTGGCGCAGGGGGATGCGTTTGGGGTGGGTGTGGGGTGTCGGGTGGTGTTGTTGGCGTCGCCGGGGTTTGACGCGTCGGTGATGGAGTTGGTGATGGCGTTGGGGTCGGGGGCTGTGTTGGTGGTGCCGGAGGGGGGTGGTGGTTTGGCGGGTGAGGAGTTGGCGGGTGTGTTGGTGGGTGAGGGGGTGACGCATGGGTTGATTCCGCCGAGTGTGTTGGCGACGGTTCCGGTGCCGGTGGGGGATGTGCTGGAGACGTTGGTGGTGGGGGCGGAGGTGTGTTCTGCGGGGTTGGCGTCTCGGTGGTCGGTGGGGCGTCGGTTGGTGAATGCGTATGGTCCGACCGAGGTGACGGTGTTGTGCACGTTGAGTGATGCGGTGGTGGGGGGTGAGGTGCCGCCGATCGGCCGTCCGATCGTCAACACCCGCGTCTACGTCCTCGACGACACCCTCCGCCCGGTACCCCCCGGAGTGGTCGGCGAGGTCTACGTCGCCGGGCCGGGAGTGGCACGCGGCTACCTCGGCCGCCCGGCGCACACCGCCCAGCGGTTCGTGGCGGACCCCCTCGAGCCGGGCGGGCGGATGTACCGCACGGGGGACCGGGCGCGGTGGCGTGCGGACGGGCAGCTCGACTTCGCGGGGCGTGCGGACGACCAGGTGAAGATCCGGGGGTTCCGGATCGAGCCGGGCGAGGTGGAGGCGGTGCTCGCCGCCCACCCGGGCGTCGCCCAGGCCGCGGTCCTCGTGCGCGAGGACGTACCGGGCGACAAACGCCTGGTCGCCTACCTGGTCCCGTCCCGACAGGACCCCGACGACCTCGTCGACACCGTGCGCGCCCACACTGCCGAGCGGCTGCCGCGGTACATGCTCCCCGCCGCGTTCACGGTCCTCGACACCCTTCCCCTGACGGTCAACGGCAAGCTCGACCACCGGGCACTGCCGGCTCCCGACTACGGCGCCGCCGCGACGAGCACGGGGCGCGCCCCGGCCACACCCGAGGAAGAACTCGTCTGCGGCGTCTACGCGGACACCCTCGGACTGCCGAAGGTCGGAGCCGACGACGACTTCTTCGCCCTGGGCGGCCACTCGCTGCTCGCCACCCGGTTGCTCAGCCGCCTGAGGGCACTGGCGGGCATCGACGTCTCCCTGCGCGTCCTCTTCGAGAACCCCACCTGCTCCGCCCTCGCGGCCTGGATCGCGGCACAGGCCGGCGGGCGCAAGACGACGAAACGAAACCGGCCGACGCTGCGGCCCATGCGTAACCAAGAGGAGTTCTGATGATCCCGTTGTCGTTCGCGCAGCGCCGGTTGTGGTTCCTCGGGCAGTTGGAGGGGCCGAGCGCCACCTACAACATCCCCCTCGTCCTGCGCCTGTCCGGTGAGCTGGACCGGGACGCGCTGGCCGCGGCCCTAGGGGACGTCGTCGCCCGCCACGAGGTCCTGCGCACCATCTTCCCGATGGCAGACGGCGAGCCGCACCAGCGGGTGCTGCCGGTCGAGGAGGCCGGGTTCGAGCTGTCGGTCACCGAGGTGGCGGCCGAGGAACTCGCGGACGCGGTCCGGCGCGCAACCGAGTACGCCTTCGACTTCGCCGTGGAGATCCCCGTGCGGGCGTGGCTGTTCGCGGTCGCGCCGGACGAGCACGTCCTGGTGCTGCTCCTGCACCACATCGCCGGCGACGGCTGGTCGGTGGGCCCGCTGGCGCGGGACGTGTCGGTGGCGTACACCGCCCGGCGCTCCGGTGACGAGCCCCGGTGGTCGCCGTTACCGGTGCAGTACGCGGACTACGCGCTCTGGCAGCGCGAGCTGCTCGGCGACGAGACCGACCCGGACAGCGTGCTCTCCGAACAGGTCGCCTACTGGCGCCGGACCCTCGCCGGCGCGCCGCAGGAGCTGGAGCTCCCCTTCGACCGTCCGCGCCCCACCCAGGCCTCGTACCAGGGACACGCGGTCGGCCTGTCCCTCTCCGCCGACACCCACCGACGGCTGGCCGAGCTGGCCCGCGAGCACGGGGCGACGCTGTTCATGGTGCTGCACGCCGGAATGGCGGCGTTGCTCTCCCGCCTCGGCGCCGGCA
It includes:
- a CDS encoding non-ribosomal peptide synthetase, whose translation is GERMYRTGDRVRWTADGQLVFAGRVDDQVKIRGFRVEPGEIESVIAAHPRVAQAAVTVREDTPGDKRLAAYLVPADHGTDDLADVVRRYVADRLPSYMMPAAITLLDALPLTANSKLDRAALPAPDSAATAPGTTGRAPANAQEELLCEAFAEVLGLPVVGVDDDFFSLGGHSLLAVSLVEWLRARGVSVSVRALFATPTPAGLAAVAGPGQVVVPPNRIPIGTSEVTPEMLPLVDLTEAELATVTVSVPGGAANVADVYPLAPLQEGIFFHHLMADQDSGDVYVLPFVLAFDTRERLDGFLTALQWVVDRHDIYRTAIVWEGLREPVQVVARHVDLPVTEVALDSADDAAGQLMSRAGSWMALDRAPLLTAHTAAEPGTGRWLALVRIHHLVQDHTALDVLLGELRAFLAGDSDELPAPLPFREFVAQARFGTTEQEHERYFAALLGDVTGTTAPYGLLDVHGAGSAVARDRLDVDEALAGRVREVARSLGVSPATVFHLAWARVLAAVSERDDVVFGTVLFGRMNAGAGADRVPGLFINTLPVRVPVKGRSVGEALAGMRGQLADLLVHEHAPLAAAQRAAGIPGNGALFTSLLNYRHSRPSSQQAGSAIEGVATLFDREGNNFPLTVSVDDDGAGFALTVDAVAPVDAGQVCGLVHTALANLVTALAEAPDTRLAAVDVLDAPLRRRLTDGAAPVGGPATAAPRAYVLDGFLSPVPYGAVGELYVAEPAPGPDARPGPAGQDEPAEADLVACPFGPAGRRMHRTGERARWTPDGVLERLGAPGEAAPEGRPDGADATAADRAPADDLESLLCAEFAHMLGRDSVGVHDNYFLLGGHSLLATRLISRLRSVLGAEVPLRALFEHPTPAGLAGHLARTGLVRTAPRRAPLRAGKRPERLPLSFAQQRLWFMGQLDGSSATYTNTTALRLTGPLNREALAAAVRDVVGRHEVLRTVLPLSDGTGHEPGTGHDGEPFQLILPADETDVAMPVIEIAPADLAGQTARTTGHTFDLATEIPIRTWLFALAPDHHVFVLAVHHGATDGWSTGVLARDLSVAYTARLDGHAPQWPPLPVQYADYALWQRDLLGDPRDPDSVLSQQLAYWQDALAGAPEEIALPADRPRPSVATHRGDEVAVDIGADLHRRIVALAQAENVTVFMVMQAALAALLSKLGAGDDIPIGSPLAGRMDDALDDLVGFFVNMLVLRTDLSGDPGFRELLRRVRGTDLAAFAHQDVPFEHVVETLAPERSVARHPLFQVTLAVQNTPDSALRLPGLAVRAEPLEEGTTRYDLTLNLAESTDADGAPAGMGGVLQFATDLFDRPTVQALADRLLHLLESVVADPERPLSRVDAMTPQERRTVLDWSTGPERTIEATTLPELFADQVRRSPSAVAVRSGDTVLTYSQLDARADRLAQRLARRGAGPEKLVAVVLPQSVELAVTLLAVTKTGAAFLPVDPAYPADRVRFVFDDARPVLVVVSGDTAERAPVDPELLFLLDDQETDDGAQCTLTPPSPANAAYVIYTSGSTGRPKGVVVSHGGVPGLAVAQGDAFGVGVGCRVVLLASPGFDASVMELVMALGSGAVLVVPEGGGGLAGEELAGVLVGEGVTHGLIPPSVLATVPVPVGDVLETLVVGAEVCSAGLASRWSVGRRLVNAYGPTEVTVLCTLSDAVVGGEVPPIGRPIVNTRVYVLDDTLRPVPPGVVGEVYVAGPGVARGYLGRPAHTAQRFVADPLEPGGRMYRTGDRARWRADGQLDFAGRADDQVKIRGFRIEPGEVEAVLAAHPGVAQAAVLVREDVPGDKRLVAYLVPSRQDPDDLVDTVRAHTAERLPRYMLPAAFTVLDTLPLTVNGKLDHRALPAPDYGAAATSTGRAPATPEEELVCGVYADTLGLPKVGADDDFFALGGHSLLATRLLSRLRALAGIDVSLRVLFENPTCSALAAWIAAQAGGRKTTKRNRPTLRPMRNQEEF